In one Acipenser ruthenus chromosome 10, fAciRut3.2 maternal haplotype, whole genome shotgun sequence genomic region, the following are encoded:
- the LOC117409358 gene encoding GPI-anchor transamidase-like produces the protein MAACRLVSWYLTVFTLLFLFCYRITVATDEIERQANQFFGSGHTNNWAVLVCTSRFWFNYRHVANTLSVYRSVKRLGIPDSHIVLMLADDMACNHRNPKPATVFSHKNMELNVYGDDVEVDYRGYEVTVENFLRVLTGRFPPSTPRSKRLLSDDRSNILIYMTGHGGNGFLKFQDSEEISNVELADAFEQMWQKRRYNELLFIIDTCQGASMYERFYSPNVMALASSQVGEDSLSHQPDLAIGVHLMDRYTFYLLEFLEDIHPASQANMNDLFKVCPKSLCVSTPGHRIDLFQRNPRSVLITDFFGSVRKVEITTEPVKLIPNISEKDEKLTEEVMLTEPQKYVEQMPVAEIIHQKPKQKDWHPPDGFILGLWTLIILVFFKTYGIKHLKHIF, from the exons atgGCTGCTTGCAGGCTGGTTTCCTGGTACCTGACTGTATTCACATTACTGTTCTTATTTTGTTATCGGATAACCGTGGCAACCGATGAAATTGAG CGGCAAGCAAATCAGTTTTTTGGAAGTGGCCATACAAACAACTGGGCAGTTTTG GTGTGTACATCCAGGTTCTGGTTTAACTATCGTCATGTGGCCAATACACTCTCAGTTTACAGAAGTGTCAAGAGGCTGGGGATCCCTGACAG TCACATTGTTCTGATGTTGGCAGATGATATGGCCTGTAACCATAGAAACCCCAAACCTGCTACTGTCTTCAGCCACAAAAACATGGAGCTAAATGTGTATGGGGATGATGTTGAAGTGGACTACAGAGGATATGAG GTTACTGTTGAAAATTTCCTGCGTGTTTTAACTGGCCGCTTCCCACCAAGCACCCCTCGATCAAAACGACTTCTTTCTGATGACAGAAGTAACATTCTGATTTATATGACAG GTCACGGTGGGAATGGTTTCTTGAAATTTCAGGATTCTGAAGAAATAAGTAATGTTGAGCTAGCTGATGCTTTTGAACAGATGTGGCAAAAAAGAAG GTACAATGAGCTGTTGTTCATCATTGACACTTGCCAAGGTGCTTCCATGTATGAAAGGTTCTATTCTCCCAATGTAATGGCCCTAGCCAGCAGCCAGGTTGGGGAAGACTCGCTTTCA CACCAGCCTGATCTTGCAATTGGAGTTCATCTGATGGACAGATACACCTTTTATCTTCTGGAATTCTTGGAAGATATTCATCCAGCTAGTCAAGCCAATATGAATGATTTA TTCAAAGTGTGCCCCAAAAGCTTGTGTGTTTCAACACCAGGTCACAGGATTGACCTCTTCCAGAGGAACCCCAGGAGCGTTCTGATCACTGACTTCTTTGGAAGTGTCAGAAAAGTGGAGATTACAACAGAGCCTGTCAAGCTCATCCCAAACATCAGTGAGAAGGACGAAAA ACTGACTGAGGAAGTGATGCTTACTGAACCCCAGAAGTATGTTGAACAAATGCCTGTGGCTGAAATAATTCATCAG aaaccaaaacagaagGACTGGCACCCTCCAGATGGATTTATCCTTGGGCTATGGACATTAATTATCCTTGTGTTTTTCAAAACTTACGGGATCAAGCATTTGAAGCACATATTTTAA